The window TACGGCTACCCAACAGCAGATGGTATGGTCGAAAGTGCACTGCACCACATTAAAATTCTAGAAGATCTAGATTTTCATGATATCATCGTCAGCATGAAAGCATCTGATGTCAACCTAGCTATTGAGGCGTACGAAAAAGCAGCAAAAGCGTTTGACTACCCTCTTCACCTTGGAATTACAGAATCAGGTACATTATTTGCAGGTACGGTCAAAAGTGCAGCTGGTCTCGGCGCTATTTTGAATATGGGGATTGGGAATACACTCCGCATTTCATTAAGTGCTGATCCAGTTGAGGAAGTAAAAGTAGCACGTGAACTGTTGAAATCATTTGGTCTTGCATCAAATGCAGCCACACTGATCTCTTGCCCAACTTGCGGCCGAATTGAAATCGACCTCATAAGCATTGCAAATGAAGTCGAAGAATATATCTCCACGATTAAAGCACCGATTAAAGTAGCTGTTCTTGGCTGCGCTGTAAACGGTCCAGGTGAAGCGCGTGAAGCTGATATCGGAATTGCTGGAGCTAGAGGCGAAGGCCTATTGTTCCGTAAAGGTGAAATTGTTCGTAAAGTGCCAGAAGAAACAATGGTTGAAGAACTGAAAAAAGAAATCGATAAAATCGCTGAAGAGCATTATGCAAAAATGGAAGCTGAAAAAGCAAAAGCCAACGCATAACAAAAAACGCCTGACGTCACTGTCAGGCGTTTTTCTGTTCTTGTTAAAAGAACGGGGTGATAAATATGCCAAGGATGACGGAAACAATTCCGATCCCGATTGACCATGCGCCAAGCGCATGTGCTCCTTTTCTTCTTGCAATATAACCAACGACGATTGCCGCTACTCCTAATAGCACCGGCAAGACAAATAACGAGATAATCGCAATCGCGAGTGCTGTATAGCCTATCCCCTTACTGCCTGAATCGTCACCTGCTTGGTCACGTTCTCGTCTGTCTACTCGATCTCTTGAAGCCTGATATGGCTCTGCAATTTCAGCAGCTGTTTCCTCTAGATAGCCATCATCATTACTAAAGTGTGTGTCGATTTCACGATCATTTCTTCTGAAATCTTCGTCTCTTTCCATGATCAATTCCCCCTTTTGGTTAATAGAAAGGAGCTTTTTTAGTATGAGCAAAAATGTCTGTTTCATGTTTGCTAAAACTTGCTGGAATTGTGAATTGATTATGTTACACTTTAAGAGTATAAAAATGAGGAGTGTGGGCATGTTACGTTTAGGAATTGATATAGATGGCACAGTGACGGCGCAGGATACCTTTGTTCCCTATTTAAATGAGTCGTTCCAATGTGCCATAACACTAGATGATATGACAGAATATGATTTGACGAAGCTTTTAAATATTTCTCAAGAAGAGTTTTGGGGCTGGATGAATCAGCATGAGCCTCATATATATAAACAGGCAAAGCCTGCTAAGGACGCAAAAGAGATTCTTGATCAAATGAAACATCAACACAGGCTGATCTATATTACAGCGAGAAGGCAGCATCATGCGGATATCACCTACGAGTGGTTTCACAAACATCACGTGCCCTATGATGACATTGAGCTGGTTGGCGGTCATCATAAGCTCGAAGCTGTGCAAAAGCACAAGATTGATGTGTTTTTCGAGGATCATCATGGGAATGCCACAATGATTGCAAAAGAGGCTGACATACCGGTTATTCTTTTTAACTCCCCATATAATCAAATGCCCATTGATGACAGGATTATACGCGTCAACAACTGGCAGGAAGCATCTCAATGGATTAAACAATACGAGCAGCGTTTTGAAACTGTTTATTAATACAGAAAAGCCGATACGCTAATGTATCGGCTTTTGATTGCGCACAAAGAGATAAAATGATCTTTATTTTATCTCTTTGGCTTCATTTCAGCATAGTTGAAAACCCTTAATGTATCGGCTTTTTTGATGGAACAAGCTGACCTTCTTTCATGAGAAAATGGTACAGTGCTCCCTTCATGCCTGCCTGATTCAAGTAGTGGCACGTTTCCAGCTTCACCTGAATGTTCTTCCACGCATGCAGTGTATGTAAATGTTTCTCAATGCTTGATAGTAAATCCGGTCTTGCACTTACGCCGCCTCCAATGAGGATTTTCTCTGGATTAAGGACAGTTGCTACATTGTAAATACCAATAGCGATTCGCTTGTACCACTGATCCACCAGCTTCTCAATGGACGGATCGTGCTTTGCCTTTTCAAAAATTTCTTGACCGTCTATTTGAGTACTTTGCGGAATTCCTTGCTTTTCTTTATAGCTGCGAATTAATCCAGCCGTTGAAGCACTGCTGTTGAGTGTTGTAAATTGTCCATTTTCTGTCTCTGTCAGCATCATGCCAAATTCACCGCCGCGGAAGGAAGCCCCGCGCACAAGCTGACCGCCAGCGAAAAGACCACCGCCAACACCTGTGCCAATCGTCATACAAATAAAGCTGTCACAATCTTTCGCATGGCCACTATATTTTTCTGCAAGAGCTGCACAATTCGCATCATTTTCAACTTCAACACGAAGAGATGTTTTCTCTTCTAAAAGTGTTTTTACATTTTGACCATTTAAGGCGATGATGGCTCCTGCAAATTCTGTATAACCTGTTTCACTGTCCACAAAGCCCGGAAGACTAATGGCGATTCCGCTGACATCCGACGTTCTCTGATATTGCTTGACCACATCCGCCATAACTTCTAAAAACGGTTCAAGCTGCCGGCAGTTCGTTTGATAGTCACCGCTCGTGACCAGCTCCCCATCCTGATCCATTAATCCATGTTTTGTTCTCGTCCCGCCTACATCGAACACGACATAATACGCCACTTTTGACCCCTCCCTTTACTCCAAAAGACGCAAATTGCTGCATCGTACCTTGTTCTCATTTTAATGAAACAGCCGCCCTTTGTAAAACGTTTTCAAAAAGACAAAAGAAAAAGCCAGCTCTGCGGCTGGCTTTTTCATGAGTGAACTTCCTTCGGTTCGCAGGAAGGACACGTTCCGTAGATTTCGAATTTATGTCCGCTAATGTGATAATCCTCTAAATCGGCGTCTAGCTTGTCCATAGGACAGGCATCGATCTCCTTTGTTTTACCGCATGCAAGACAAATAAAGTGATGGTGGTGATGAGAAAATGAGCATTTAAAACGAAAAAGCTTCTCCCCTGACAATTCCGTTGTTTCTAATATACCTAAGTCTTCATATAGCGATAAGTTTCGATATATCGTATCAAAGCTAAGACCTGGGTAGTCTTCACTTAGTGCCGTCAGCACATTTTTAGCGGTCAAATATTTATCAGAATCAGAAAACAATTGAAGCATATCTTCACGTTTGCTTGTATATTTGTAGCCTTTTTCCTTTAATAAATCAAGCGCTTCTTGTACGTTCATGATGATTCCCCCTTCTGAATTTTCCAATACTAATACATCCGATTAAAATCAAAATGGACAGCATCACAATGGTTCCGCCTGGCGCTAAATCTAGATAATAGCTTAAGATTAATCCGGCCAATACAGACAATTCACCGAACAAGATCGAAAGGAAGATCGCCTGTTTGAATCCTTTGGCAATACGGATACTTGCCGCAACAGGAAGCGTCATAAGCGCGGAGACAAGCAGTGTGCCTACGATACGCATTGATGCCGCAATGACGAGTGCGACGACTAAGATAAAAATAAAATGAATCCATTTCGCTGAAATACCAGAAGCCTTTGCATGCTCTTCATCAAAAGAAAGTAAAAACAATTCTTTATATAAAAGCACGACAACTAACACAACAACGAGTGAAATCCCAACAATAATCCAAAGATCTAATCTCGAAACCGCACTGACACTTCCGAACAAATAACTAAACAAATCGGTATTAAAGCCATTCGCTAGTGAAATGAAGATGACGGAAATCCCGATACCACCTGATAAAATAATAGGAATCGCAAGCTCCTGATAATGCTTATACACGGAGCGCAGACGTTCAATAAACAATGAACCGGCAACAGAAAACGCCATCCCTAAGTACAGCGGGCTCACCCCTGTCAAGAGGCCAAACTTTTTATCAAGGAATAAGCTTGCTGCAATACCGGCAAGTGATACGTGACTGAGGGCATCTGCAATCAGCGAGAGCCTTCTCACGACGATAAATACACCAAGTAAGGGCGCAATAAAGCCGATCAGCATTCCTGCGATAAACGCATTTTGTAAAAATTCATAATGAAAAAATGGAAATAGCATTATTCATGTCCCCCATGATGGTGATGGTCGTGATGAATCACTTGAATGTCATGTCCGTAAAATTGAGATAACGCTTGATCATCCATTGAATCAAACGTTTCTGCATCCCCGTGGAAATGAAGTGTCTGATTTAAGCAAGCCACATGGGTGACTTTATCAGAAACGGTGCCAACGTCGTGTGTAACGAGAATTAAAGACATTCCTTTTTCTTTGTTCAATGTTTCGAGCAGCTGATAAAAGCCTTCTACTGTCCGCTGGTCTACACCAACCGTCGGTTCATCTAAAATGAGCAGCTTTGGCTGACTGACGAGCGCACGGGCAATAAAAGCACGTTGCTGCTGACCGCCTGAAAGTTCACCGATGTTTTGGTGCTTTAAATCTTGTATGCCAACTGAGCGAATGGCATCCTCAACTTGCCATTTGTCCTGCTTGCTCATTCGTTTGAATAAACCAATTTTCGCCGTCAATCCACTTGCAACGACCTCGTAAACAGAAGCAGGGAAACCCGTATTAAAACTATTCGCCTTTTGAGAAACAAATCCAATTTGATCCCAGTCTCTAAATTTTGACGCAGGCGTGCCAAATAGCTTTAATTCACCTTGCTGTGGTTTAATGAGCCCAAGCAGGCATTTTAATAAGGTTGTTTTACCAGATCCATTCGGTCCAACAAGTGCTAGAAAGTTCCCTTCCTCTACTGTTAAATGAATGTGATCAATGACATTTCGCTGTCCATACGAGTACGAAATGTCCTTCATTTCAATAATTGGCTTTGCCATGAATCTTTCCACCTTTAATCAATATAAAAAGAATGATTACGATTTATACAACAAAAAGAAAATGGCTTTTGCCATTTTCTCTGTCCATACATACATTTCATTATATAAAAGAAAGATTAAAAAGTAAAATAAAAGCTAATGAATGGCTGTTTTGAACTTACCGCCTTTTGTTTCATGCGTATCCATAATCGTAATAAATGCTTGACCATCAATTTCAAATACAATGGATTTTAGCTTTGTAATTTCAAGTCTTGTGACAACGGCGTAGATGACATCCTTTTCTTCATCTGTATAGCCGCCTTTCCCTCTCAGCTTTGTCGTTCCCCTGCCAAGTCGATGAAGAATCGCATCTGAAATTTCATCATAATAATCTGACACGATAATGACAGCTTTTGTTTCATCAAGCCCTTGAATGACAGCATCAATTGTTTTCATTGCCAAATAATATGTCATGACAGAATACATAGCCTGCTCTGGTCCGAAGACAAAGCCTGCCCAAATAAAAATGAACACATTGACGATCATGACAAACTCACCGACGGAGAAAGGAATTTTTTTCGTCAGAAGAATTCCTAAGATCTCTGTTCCATCCATTGAGCCTCCATTACGGATGACAAGTCCAACACCAAAACCAAGTAATAGCCCGCCAAATACAGTAGCTAAGATCGGCTGATTTGTAAATGCCTCTACATGATGGAGTGAAGATTCAATCACGGCTAAGCTGACAATCCCAATCATTGTGGAAACCAGAAAGGTTTTCCCAATATGTTTGTATCCTGATATCATAAATGGAATATTTAAAATGACAACAATCGTCGCAAAATTGATGAATGGGTTATCTGTAAAGAGATAATCCAAAATAAGCGAAATACCGATGATGCCTCCATCAATAATATTGTTTGGCACTAAAAATAATTCAATGCTGACTGCTGCGCATGCAGCTCCTACTAGAATCAGGAAAATTCTCAAAATAAAATGAGGCACTGATTCCTTTCTATGCTGTTTACTATTTGCCATACGTTCTCCCTTCTACACATGTTAAATTTTCAATGAACATTTTATTCACTTTACTATTTTATCATTTCACAGGATAAAATAAAATTTTTTGCACATTTTCCGTTTTCGCCCATACATTGTTACAGAGGGGAGGAATGGAATTGATTTTAATTCAAAAAATTGTCCTGCAGCGGCTCAATCAGATCACAGCAAATGATCTGTTAAGGTATGCGAAACAGTATGGTGTCAGTTTAACGTCAAACCAAGCTGTCGAGGTGGCCAAACTCATGAATGGGAAAAACGTCAATATTTTTAATGATGCAGAGCGTAACCGGCTTCTTAAGCAAGTGGAAGCGATTACTTCTAAACAGACAGCTCAGACTGTCAATGATCTGTTTAATCAGTTTACAAGTTAAGCAAAAAAGGGCCGCATTTAGCGGCACCTCATGATGTTGTATGCTTTTTTACTGACCCTTAATTTTATCTAGTAAGCCTTCGTCAAATTGCTTTTCTTTCAGCATCGCAATTTCGAATTTGTAAGGTGGTTTTTTGTTCTTTTTATCTTCACCTACATAAGGCGTTTCTAAGATTTTGGGCACATCTTGAAGCTGCGGGTGATGCACAATATAGTTCAGTGCATCGAAGCCAATTTCACCAAAGCCGATATTTTCATGTCGGTCTTTTCTTGCGCCTTGTACGTTTTTACTGTCATTAATATGAAGAACCTTGATTCGGTCAATACCGACGATTCGATCAAATTCTTCTAACACCCCATCAAAGTCAGTTACAATCGGATAACCAGCATCGTGTGTGTGACATGTATCAAAGCAGACTGAAAGTGCTTCGTTATGTGTCACTCCGTCGATAATTTGGGCAAGCTCTTCAAAGCTTCTTCCGCACTCTGATCCTTTGCCTGCCATTGTTTCAAGTGCAATTTGAACCTCTTGCCCTTTTACGATGACTTCGTTTAAACCTTCAATGATTTTTTGGATTCCTGCTTCTGATCCTGCTCCGACATGTGCACCTGGGTGGAGAACAATCTGCCCTGCACCTAGCGCTTCTGTACGTTCAATCTCAGAGCGAAGGAAGTCCACGCCAAGCTCAAATGTCGCTGGATTTACGGTGTTCCCAATATTAATAATATACGGTGCATGTACGACGATATCTGTCATACCATGCTCTTTCATATGCGCTTGTCCAGCTTCAATATTGAGGTCTTCAATTTTTTTGCGGCGCGTATTTTGCGGTGCACCTGTATAAATCATAAACGTATTCGAACCATAAGAGGCAGCTTCTTGACTCGCTGCAAGAAGCATATGTTTTCCGCTCATGGATACATGTGAACCAATCTTCAACAATGTTTCCCCCTACTTTCCATTACGCTTTGACTTTCTACGTTCCTGTCTCTTGATTTTGTCCATCTCACGTGTCATTTTCTTTTTATATCCAGGTTTGACGGCTTTCGGTTTTCTCACAAGACGCTTTGCTTTTTCTTCAATTTCATTAGGTGCTTTTTTACGTCTTTGACGCTTCAAGCGGTCATCTGCATCTCGCCATTCGCCATGAACAATGGTTTTGTTTTCAAACACAACGCCCATTTTCTCGATTTGAATGAGTGCATCCTCATCAGCAAGCTCATAAATAGTCATTGCAATTCCAGATGAACCAGCTCGAGCTGTTCTACCAACACGGTGAACATAAAAATCAAGATCAGATGGAAGTTCATAGTTGATCACGTGGCTGACGCCTTTAATATCAATTCCGCGGGCTGCAAGATCAGATGCCACAATATAAGTGAACTCTAAATCATCAATTTGTTTCATCACTTTTTTACGTTCGCGCGGCGTTAATCCGCCATGAAGCACTCCAACTTTCATTCCTTTTTCTTGTAGGAATGATGCGATTTCATCAACGGTTGTTTTTGTATTGGCAAAAATGATGCCTAAATAAGGCTGTACATTCGTCACCATTTCATGAAGCAGTTTTAGCTTGTCACGCTGTTTAGATGGGACTAAAATATGCTGAATGTTTTCAGCTGTAATTCGTTTTGGTTCAACATGGGCATATTTTGGATTGTCCATATATTTTTTCAGGAACGGCTTTAGTTTTTCTGGAATAGTTGCTGAGAACACAAGCATTTGCAGCTGTTCTGGCATTTGTGAACCAATACGGTCCACATCTTCTAAAAATCCCATATCCAGCATTAAATCCGCTTCATCAATGACAAGAGATGTCGCTTTGTAAACGTTCAGCGCCTGCTCATGAATGAGGTCAGCAATACGTCCAGGTGTACCGACAACCAAATGCGGCTGGTTTTTTAGCTTTTGAATGGATTTCTGCTTGTCCGTTCCGCCAATGTAAAGCTTTGCTTTCATCTCTTCTTCTGGAGAGGCATTCTTTAAAATCGTTTGGGCTTCTTTGAAAATTTGATTGGCTAATTCTCTTGTAGGTGCAGTAATCACAACTTGTACTTGCTCTTTGCTTGGATCAATTGAATGAATAAGCGGCAATAAGTACGCGTGAGTTTTTCCTGTTCCTGTTTGTGATTGACCAATCACGCTTTCTCCTTTTAACACAGCAGGGATGATTCTTTTTTGAATATCAGTTGGCTCATAAAAGCCCAGTTCATGAATAGCATCTATAATAAAAGGCTTTAATTCATATGTCGTAAATTTTGTTTCGTTCATGTTTTCACTCCTTAAGGCAATGCCTTTTTGCTCATCTCCTCATTATAGCTGATTTTCAGCAAAAAAACCATGTCCGCTTTTCTTACAGGAAACCAATTGATGCTTCCTTGCATAACCTATGAAGAGAAAGAGAATGCAGTAAGGGAGGTACAAGTATGTTAGGGCAAAGGCCTATGGGCGATTTTCAGCCGCACCGTCCCTCACGCCGGCATCTTGGAAATGGCGGACAACCCGGGATTTTTCAAAGAGGGCAGCAGCCTCCTATCGAACAGCCTTTTCAAGGGCAAGGCAATCAATTTCAGCAAATGATGCCTCGCTCCCCGTCTGTACAGGGAGGCGGTATACGCGGGATGGACGGAATTCCAGGAGGCGAGAGCCGCGCACTAGGCGGCGGAGCAGGAATGAAAGGCATGCTCGCTAAATTTCTTCCTGGCGCAGGGGGAGCAGGGATCTCTGGAGGTGGTGCGGGATTACAAGGAATCCAGAGCTTCACAAATCCTGCGACCCTCTCAAGCATGTTAGGAAATGTACAAAAAGTGCTCGGTATGGCGCAGCAATTTACACCAATGATTCAGCAATACGGTCCTTTAGTAAGAAATCTGCCTGCCATGATTAAGCTGTACAGCCAGCTCGGCAGTGCGGATGATGATGAAACAAGCGCAGATGAAGATCCTAAAGAGATCGGCAAGGAAACAGAAGTGCCGCAAGAAGAAGCAGCACGAGATGATGAAATAGAAGAAAACAAAGAACCAGAGGACATCCTCGTCAAAAAAGCAGCTCCTCACACATCACCTGCTCCTGAAGCAAAACCGAAAAAAAGACCTGGCAGCTCTGTTCCAAAACTATATGTCTAGTGATCTTTTAACGGCGAAGTGTTCACTGCGTATAACAATCTTTGATATATGCGCTTACTTTGGCTATAATGGAAGCTAGAGAATGATAAAAAGCCGTTTTTTACGGCTTTTTATATTGTTCTTCTCTAGCAGCACTTCCCTACAGGAGGACGAATAAATGAATGTAATTAAAATTTCGCCGCGTGGCTATTGCTATGGCGTTGTGGATGCAATGGTCATTGCTAAAAATGCCGCACTTGATAAAAACTTGCCACGCCCAATTTATATATTAGGTATGATTGTGCACAACAAGCACGTGACAGATGCCTTCGAAGAAGATGGGATCTACACACTGGACGGACCAAACCGCATGGACATTTTAAAGCAGGTTGAAAGCGGAACAGTCATTTTCACCGCTCACGGCGTTTCACCTGAGGTTCGTCAAATTGCAGAAGAAAAAGGCCTTATCACCATTGATGCAACCTGTCCCGATGTAACGAAAACACATGAACTCATTTCAGAGAAAACAGCCGATGGATATGACATTATTTATATTGGGAAAAAGGGTCATCCTGAGCCAGAGGGAGCTGTCGGAGTAGCTCCTGACAAGGTGCATCTTGTCGAAACAGAAGCCGACATTGAGGCGCTCGATTTAACATCAGATAAACTGCTCATCACCAATCAGACGACGATGTCTCAGTGGGATGTTCACGATCTAATGGAGCTGATTAAAGAGAAATACCCTCAC is drawn from Bacillus pumilus and contains these coding sequences:
- a CDS encoding 5' nucleotidase, NT5C type codes for the protein MLRLGIDIDGTVTAQDTFVPYLNESFQCAITLDDMTEYDLTKLLNISQEEFWGWMNQHEPHIYKQAKPAKDAKEILDQMKHQHRLIYITARRQHHADITYEWFHKHHVPYDDIELVGGHHKLEAVQKHKIDVFFEDHHGNATMIAKEADIPVILFNSPYNQMPIDDRIIRVNNWQEASQWIKQYEQRFETVY
- a CDS encoding ROK family protein → MAYYVVFDVGGTRTKHGLMDQDGELVTSGDYQTNCRQLEPFLEVMADVVKQYQRTSDVSGIAISLPGFVDSETGYTEFAGAIIALNGQNVKTLLEEKTSLRVEVENDANCAALAEKYSGHAKDCDSFICMTIGTGVGGGLFAGGQLVRGASFRGGEFGMMLTETENGQFTTLNSSASTAGLIRSYKEKQGIPQSTQIDGQEIFEKAKHDPSIEKLVDQWYKRIAIGIYNVATVLNPEKILIGGGVSARPDLLSSIEKHLHTLHAWKNIQVKLETCHYLNQAGMKGALYHFLMKEGQLVPSKKPIH
- a CDS encoding DUF308 domain-containing protein; amino-acid sequence: MERDEDFRRNDREIDTHFSNDDGYLEETAAEIAEPYQASRDRVDRRERDQAGDDSGSKGIGYTALAIAIISLFVLPVLLGVAAIVVGYIARRKGAHALGAWSIGIGIVSVILGIFITPFF
- a CDS encoding deoxyribonuclease IV gives rise to the protein MLKIGSHVSMSGKHMLLAASQEAASYGSNTFMIYTGAPQNTRRKKIEDLNIEAGQAHMKEHGMTDIVVHAPYIINIGNTVNPATFELGVDFLRSEIERTEALGAGQIVLHPGAHVGAGSEAGIQKIIEGLNEVIVKGQEVQIALETMAGKGSECGRSFEELAQIIDGVTHNEALSVCFDTCHTHDAGYPIVTDFDGVLEEFDRIVGIDRIKVLHINDSKNVQGARKDRHENIGFGEIGFDALNYIVHHPQLQDVPKILETPYVGEDKKNKKPPYKFEIAMLKEKQFDEGLLDKIKGQ
- a CDS encoding DUF2624 domain-containing protein, with translation MILIQKIVLQRLNQITANDLLRYAKQYGVSLTSNQAVEVAKLMNGKNVNIFNDAERNRLLKQVEAITSKQTAQTVNDLFNQFTS
- a CDS encoding Fur family transcriptional regulator codes for the protein MNVQEALDLLKEKGYKYTSKREDMLQLFSDSDKYLTAKNVLTALSEDYPGLSFDTIYRNLSLYEDLGILETTELSGEKLFRFKCSFSHHHHHFICLACGKTKEIDACPMDKLDADLEDYHISGHKFEIYGTCPSCEPKEVHS
- a CDS encoding metal ABC transporter ATP-binding protein, translated to MAKPIIEMKDISYSYGQRNVIDHIHLTVEEGNFLALVGPNGSGKTTLLKCLLGLIKPQQGELKLFGTPASKFRDWDQIGFVSQKANSFNTGFPASVYEVVASGLTAKIGLFKRMSKQDKWQVEDAIRSVGIQDLKHQNIGELSGGQQQRAFIARALVSQPKLLILDEPTVGVDQRTVEGFYQLLETLNKEKGMSLILVTHDVGTVSDKVTHVACLNQTLHFHGDAETFDSMDDQALSQFYGHDIQVIHHDHHHHGGHE
- the vrrA gene encoding VrrA/YqfQ family protein, whose amino-acid sequence is MLGQRPMGDFQPHRPSRRHLGNGGQPGIFQRGQQPPIEQPFQGQGNQFQQMMPRSPSVQGGGIRGMDGIPGGESRALGGGAGMKGMLAKFLPGAGGAGISGGGAGLQGIQSFTNPATLSSMLGNVQKVLGMAQQFTPMIQQYGPLVRNLPAMIKLYSQLGSADDDETSADEDPKEIGKETEVPQEEAARDDEIEENKEPEDILVKKAAPHTSPAPEAKPKKRPGSSVPKLYV
- a CDS encoding DEAD/DEAH box helicase, giving the protein MNETKFTTYELKPFIIDAIHELGFYEPTDIQKRIIPAVLKGESVIGQSQTGTGKTHAYLLPLIHSIDPSKEQVQVVITAPTRELANQIFKEAQTILKNASPEEEMKAKLYIGGTDKQKSIQKLKNQPHLVVGTPGRIADLIHEQALNVYKATSLVIDEADLMLDMGFLEDVDRIGSQMPEQLQMLVFSATIPEKLKPFLKKYMDNPKYAHVEPKRITAENIQHILVPSKQRDKLKLLHEMVTNVQPYLGIIFANTKTTVDEIASFLQEKGMKVGVLHGGLTPRERKKVMKQIDDLEFTYIVASDLAARGIDIKGVSHVINYELPSDLDFYVHRVGRTARAGSSGIAMTIYELADEDALIQIEKMGVVFENKTIVHGEWRDADDRLKRQRRKKAPNEIEEKAKRLVRKPKAVKPGYKKKMTREMDKIKRQERRKSKRNGK
- a CDS encoding metal ABC transporter permease, producing the protein MLFPFFHYEFLQNAFIAGMLIGFIAPLLGVFIVVRRLSLIADALSHVSLAGIAASLFLDKKFGLLTGVSPLYLGMAFSVAGSLFIERLRSVYKHYQELAIPIILSGGIGISVIFISLANGFNTDLFSYLFGSVSAVSRLDLWIIVGISLVVVLVVVLLYKELFLLSFDEEHAKASGISAKWIHFIFILVVALVIAASMRIVGTLLVSALMTLPVAASIRIAKGFKQAIFLSILFGELSVLAGLILSYYLDLAPGGTIVMLSILILIGCISIGKFRRGNHHERTRSA
- the ispG gene encoding flavodoxin-dependent (E)-4-hydroxy-3-methylbut-2-enyl-diphosphate synthase codes for the protein MSEVTHRTKTRPVKVGPLTIGGNNEVVIQSMATTKTHDVEATVAEIKRLEEAGCQIVRVACPDERAANAIADIKKQINIPLVVDIHFDYKLALKAIEAGADKIRINPGNIGRREKVEAVVKAAKEKGIPIRIGVNAGSLEKKILDKYGYPTADGMVESALHHIKILEDLDFHDIIVSMKASDVNLAIEAYEKAAKAFDYPLHLGITESGTLFAGTVKSAAGLGAILNMGIGNTLRISLSADPVEEVKVARELLKSFGLASNAATLISCPTCGRIEIDLISIANEVEEYISTIKAPIKVAVLGCAVNGPGEAREADIGIAGARGEGLLFRKGEIVRKVPEETMVEELKKEIDKIAEEHYAKMEAEKAKANA
- a CDS encoding 4-hydroxy-3-methylbut-2-enyl diphosphate reductase; amino-acid sequence: MNVIKISPRGYCYGVVDAMVIAKNAALDKNLPRPIYILGMIVHNKHVTDAFEEDGIYTLDGPNRMDILKQVESGTVIFTAHGVSPEVRQIAEEKGLITIDATCPDVTKTHELISEKTADGYDIIYIGKKGHPEPEGAVGVAPDKVHLVETEADIEALDLTSDKLLITNQTTMSQWDVHDLMELIKEKYPHVEYHQEICLATQVRQEAVSEQAGQADLTIVVGDPKSNNSNRLAQVSMEIAGTQAYRIGDLSELKLEWLQGVNTVAVTAGASTPTPITKEVIRFLENYEPDDEATWKIERSVPLSKILPRVKTKK
- a CDS encoding YitT family protein, whose translation is MANSKQHRKESVPHFILRIFLILVGAACAAVSIELFLVPNNIIDGGIIGISLILDYLFTDNPFINFATIVVILNIPFMISGYKHIGKTFLVSTMIGIVSLAVIESSLHHVEAFTNQPILATVFGGLLLGFGVGLVIRNGGSMDGTEILGILLTKKIPFSVGEFVMIVNVFIFIWAGFVFGPEQAMYSVMTYYLAMKTIDAVIQGLDETKAVIIVSDYYDEISDAILHRLGRGTTKLRGKGGYTDEEKDVIYAVVTRLEITKLKSIVFEIDGQAFITIMDTHETKGGKFKTAIH